The Pseudoalteromonas tunicata genome segment GTGGCCGATTCGATAGCACGGTCAAGCTCAGCCTGACGTTTATCAACCAAACCTTGTACTTGTTTGGCATCATCTAATACATTTTTAGCTTCAAGTAACCGATTAATGGGGGATTCTGGCAGATGTTTTTGTATCGAAAGTGTTGGAACTGTTTGCTCTTTATCAAGCGAAATTGCGGGTATAACCGTTATATCCTGACTATTTAACTCAACAGTTTCACTCACGCCTTGGGTATTCGGTTTATCCGAAAAATGCCACGCACCTTGTGCATCTTGCCAGCGATAAATTGTTGTTTTTGTTTCTGAATTAGTGCTTTGGTCAAGGCGATTACTTACATTTTCGAAAGCAGTGTTTAAGGCGTTTTCAGCGTCTGAAATCACGTCATTTTGGCCGATTGTATCAATGATAGTATAAGTAATATTATCGATACTGAGCCAAGTTTGGCCATCTGGGCGCTTTAATACAAACAATGCCATTACAGCAAGTAATAAAGTCGCAAACAATAACCAAACAAAACGTTTCATCGGCACTCCCTAAGTTAAATGTGATCGAACTCTTGCTGTTTAAAACGTTGATAATGCAAAGTCATCACCACAACAACCGCAAGCCATGCCAGTAAAAAAACCAAACTCGAAGATACGACCCGTGTTGCAGAAAACAATAATAAAATAGGTGGATAAACCGTGAAGAAAAATACCGGAATGGTTTTAAATCTTTTTACACTGGCATAAATAAAAGTCATACCAAATAATACCGCAACCACGGTCAGCATTTGAAATCCAAACCCGACTAAACCCGCGATATGAGTCGATGTAACCAATGAATCAGTCAATTGCTGAAAAAATGGAAAAGTTGCAACATGTAGTATTAATGTAAGCAAGATAAATAAGGCATGTAATAAGAAACCATGAATAATAAACTGTTTTAGAGATACGGTAGAGGTAATGAAATTACTTGTGATTTCAGTGTCTTGCTGCACAATCAGTCCTTTGTAAATGTGAGAGTAAATGAATCATTCATTTTTAAGACTTTAATGATACTTAGCTTATATTTATTTCACAATAAAAAAGCATGAATCGCCGAAAAAAAATAACCTCAAATCTCGCTTTTTAAAACTAAATTCATAGGATTTAGCTGCATTTTGCTGTAATTTCATTCATTTTAATCAGTACAATGTCGTAGTTAAGCACCTCAAATTCTGTATAAATACAACTAAGATATTATTTTATAGGTACAATATCTGCCTGCCAATGTTCAGCAATAAAATCAATAAACTGCCGCACTAATGGTGTTTGATAACTACGCGATAAATAAACAGCCCATAATGCATTATCGGCACAATGATAATCACTCAATACTCGAACAAAACGCTTGCTCGCTATTAACGGATTAGCCAAATCACAGGGTAAATAAACAATACCGCAGTCAGCAAGTGCGGCTTGAGTTAATGTCACTAAGTCATTTGCACGAATATTTCCAGCTACTTTAACTTTATACTGTTGGTTTTCATGAATAAATGTCCAATATTCATTGGCACAATGAATTAAACAATTATGCTTTACTAACTCATCCAGATCATTAATCTGCGGGTGAGTAGCTAAATACTTTGGCGAAGCGCAAATTACTGAGCCAATGCTCATTAGACGCCTTGCAATTAGCTGTTCATCGGGTTGTTCAGTAAATCTCAGGGCTATATCTATGCGTTCATCAACCAGCTGAGAATTGCGATCTGAGACTAAAATATCGATGATCACTTTCGGATGTTGCGCACTAAATTTGGTCACAGCAGCAATTAATAAATTTTGCGCAAGGCCAATCGGAGCCGCAATTCTAATGGTGCCTTGTAACGTGTGCCCACCTTGTAAGCTTTGCACCTCAAGCTGCGTGGTCTGATACAAGATATATTCACACCGCTTAAGCACGTCTTCCCCTGCCGAAGTTAAAGTGACTTTTCGTGTAGTGCGATGCAATAGCCTTTGCTGTAGCCATAACTCAATTTCTTGCACATGCCTTGATACTTGCAATCGGCTTAACCCTTGTAGCTCTGCAGCTTTGCTAAAACTGCCACTTTTTGCCACTTCGATAAAACTGCGCATTGCGGTAAGCTTATCCATAACCCCTCATTAGTAAACTAAAACGATACAATCTGCATCAGTTTAGCTTATTTATCGAAAATTAAAGAAACAATAAACTAGCCAGGTCAACAACAATCTTCCCTACAACTTTGAGGAAACCATTATGAAAGTAGCAATTTTAGGTGCATCTGGCTGGATCGGTAGCCATATTTTAGCAACAGCAAACGCACGCGGCCATGAGGTGACAGCCTTAGTGCGAGACCCAAATACTATTACCGATAAAGAGGTAAACATTCAACAATATGACCTTTCACAACCAATAAACACGCTTCGCGAAGTGTTGAGTAACGTCGATGCCGTCATTGTTGCTATTGGAGGCCGAGCACTTGGCAACCATGACATTGTGGCAAACACAGCGAAAATGTTATTAGCAGAACTGCCAAAAATGGGCGTATCCCGATTACTTTGGGTTGGTGGTGCGGGTTCTCTTGAAGCATCGCCGGGTGTCACTTTAGTCAGCCTACCTAATTTTCCCGCGGAATATAAAAATGAAGCAATAGCCCAAGGACAAGCGCTCACAGTATTCAAAACAAGCCAAAGTGATGTGAATTGGACCTTTATTAGCCCTGCAGCTCAAATTTTTCCAGGTGAAGCGCAAGGTTCATACCGAATTGGCGCCGATGCACTCATCACAGATGATGAGGGAAACAGTAAAATTTCGGTGACCGATTATGCAAAAGCCATGATTGATGAACTCGAAAATGCGACCTATCCCAACCAACGCATTGGTGTCGCTTACTAAAAAGCACGTTAGTCAATGGTTAGCTTAGCGTTTGAAAGCTAACCATTGTTAAAACTGACAAGTGATTAATTACAATTAGCGATTGCCCTTCGAAAGCGGCCTCTTTATGATAGAAGTATTGTATTTTGTTTGTCAGTTGTAGCTGTATGAATACCAAAAAAAAATGGACCTTAAAAAGTGTGGCCCTACATTTAGGTGTCTCAAATGCTACGGTTTCGAATGCATTTAATCGGCCCGATCAACTGTCAAAACAACGTCGTAACGACATCTTAGCGGCCTGCAAAGAGCTTGGCTATTTTGGGCCAAACAAAGCCGCACAATCATTACGCCGTGGCACATCAAACATTGTCGCTTTAATTCTGCCCGATAGCGTTCAATATATGGTCTCAGATCCAGTAGCAAGCAGCTTTATTAAAGGCGTGGCGGGTGTACTTGAGCAACATAATGTCAGCTTATTACTTTATTCTGGTAGTTCTGATAACTTGCTTGATATTGTTGATTTTGTGGATGGGTTTATTTGTTATGGTAATCCACGTAATAGCAACATAGTTGAGCATTTAGCTCAAATTAATAAAAAAATTGTCACCGTAGATTTTGATTTAGCCGATTGCGCCTCGGTCAACATCGACAATCAACAAGCCGCGTTTGACTTAACCAACCA includes the following:
- a CDS encoding DUF4124 domain-containing protein, which translates into the protein MKRFVWLLFATLLLAVMALFVLKRPDGQTWLSIDNITYTIIDTIGQNDVISDAENALNTAFENVSNRLDQSTNSETKTTIYRWQDAQGAWHFSDKPNTQGVSETVELNSQDITVIPAISLDKEQTVPTLSIQKHLPESPINRLLEAKNVLDDAKQVQGLVDKRQAELDRAIESATSQK
- a CDS encoding LysR family transcriptional regulator — translated: MDKLTAMRSFIEVAKSGSFSKAAELQGLSRLQVSRHVQEIELWLQQRLLHRTTRKVTLTSAGEDVLKRCEYILYQTTQLEVQSLQGGHTLQGTIRIAAPIGLAQNLLIAAVTKFSAQHPKVIIDILVSDRNSQLVDERIDIALRFTEQPDEQLIARRLMSIGSVICASPKYLATHPQINDLDELVKHNCLIHCANEYWTFIHENQQYKVKVAGNIRANDLVTLTQAALADCGIVYLPCDLANPLIASKRFVRVLSDYHCADNALWAVYLSRSYQTPLVRQFIDFIAEHWQADIVPIK
- a CDS encoding NAD(P)-dependent oxidoreductase — translated: MKVAILGASGWIGSHILATANARGHEVTALVRDPNTITDKEVNIQQYDLSQPINTLREVLSNVDAVIVAIGGRALGNHDIVANTAKMLLAELPKMGVSRLLWVGGAGSLEASPGVTLVSLPNFPAEYKNEAIAQGQALTVFKTSQSDVNWTFISPAAQIFPGEAQGSYRIGADALITDDEGNSKISVTDYAKAMIDELENATYPNQRIGVAY